A stretch of DNA from Rothia mucilaginosa:
TTAGCAATGGAAACCCGACCCGCAGCCTACGCAGTCATCATTGAGCAGGGCAAGCTGCTCATGACCCGCTGGGTGCCCGAAGACCGCGCGCTCAGCCCCCTCTGGTCCCTGCCCGGTGGCGGCATGGAACCCGGCGAACAGGCGGACGAGACCGCGCTGAGGGAAACCCTCGAAGAGACCGGCTACAGCGTCGCCATTGAAGACATTCTGGGCGTGCACGCCGGACACTTTCCCGTGCGCTCCACCCAGAAAGACCCGCAAGCGCTCCCCTTCTGCGCCCTGCGGGTGGTTTTCCGCGCCCACATTGTCACCGGCGAACTGCGCCACGAAATTAACGGCTCCTCCGACACCGCACGCTGGGTACCCATCGCTGAGCTAGACACCATCCGCTACGGCACCCTCATCGACGAGGTCGCCTCCATGATGGGCTACTCCAACGCCGCCAGCTGGGCACGCGAATACCGCGAATTTCTTGCCGACGAAAACGCACGGAAGCTTCCCTAATGAACCGACTGACCATCACCCGCCGTGCGGCGCTCACCTCCCTGGCACTCATGCCGTTGCTTGCCGCCTGCGGTAGCAACGACACGACCCCGCACGTGGATCCCTCCGCGTCCAGCTACGGCACCCTGCGCATCGGCTACGGTGCCCTGCGTGAGATGCGCGCCGTAGCGCACGTGTACGCGCGTGCCCTGCGACAGGTTGGCTACTCCGTTGAACTTGTTGACACCGACAACAGCCGCGCTACCGCCCTGCGCGGGCTTATGGTCCCTTCGGCTAACTCCGCCACCCCCAGCGCCACCCTGCCCGACGACGAAGAAAGCGGCGTCGCCAACACCGTTGAGGCGCTGGACCTGGTCATCGACTACAGCGGCGACCTGCTGCTCTACCTGACCGACGACGGCAAAATCAGCCCCGCCGCCGCGCAGAACGAACGCATCGCCGCCTCCGTGAGCGCCTCCGCTCAGGCAGCCGGAGTGACCCTGCCCCCGGCAGCTACCCCCACCGCGGAGGAGAGCACCGCCTCCGCGCATGCTACGGACGCAACCGCGAGCCCCACCGCAAGCTCCACCCGCTCCGCAGACCCCATCAACCTGCGTGCCATGAGCACCACCGACATGACCAACGCCATCTCGCGCATCCTGCCCGAAGAGCTCATGCTCCTCAACGGTGCAAACGCCACCAACAAGGATGTACTGGTCACCACCCGCGCCGTGAGCGCCCGCTACAAGTTCAGCTCCCTCGCGAGCCTGCGCGATGTGCAGTCTTCCCTGGCGTTCTCCATCCCGACCGGGTACTCCAGCGGCACCTACGGCGTGGATTCTTTGCGTAGCCTCTACGGCTACCGTGTGCACGACCCGAAGATTCAGGACGACCCCGCCGAGCGAGTTAAAGCCCTGACCTCCGACACCGTGCAGGTGACCCTGCTGCACAGCGTCGACCCGGCAATTGACGATAACCGCCTGGTCACCCTGGAAGATCCCTCAACGGCACTTTTGCAGCAGCAGCTGGTGCCCATTATTCGCCGTACCCTGCCAGATAGCGCCCGGACGGCAATTAACCGCGTATCATCTACATTAGACACGGGTAACCTCTCGTTCCTGTTGCGTCTGACTAGCGGTTCCAACCCCATCGCAGATGACGACGCAGCACAATTCATTTTGGATCACCCTAGAAAGTAAATCATCATGACGAAGTACCGTCAGTCCTCAAAGTTGAGCAACGTCCTGTACGACATCCGCGGCCCCATTCTGGATGAAGCCAATCGCATGGAGGCGATGGGCCACCGCATCCTCAAACTGAACATTGGTAACCCCGCACCCTTCGGCTTTGAGGCGCCGGATGCCATCATGATGGACATCATTCGTCACCTGCCCGAAACCCAGGGCTACTCTGACTCCCGCGGTCTCTACTCGGCACGTACCGCCATTGTGCAGCACTACCAGAACCGCGGCATCATGAACCTCGACACCGACGCCGTCTACCTGGGCAATGGCGTGTCTGAGCTGATCCCGATGACCCTGCAGGCACTGTGCGAGACCGGCGACGAAATCCTGGTCCCCATGCCCGACTACCCGCTGTGGACTGCATCCACCGCGCTGGTGGGCGGCAAGCCCGTGCACTACCTGTGCGACGAGGAAAACAACTGGTACCCGGACATCGAAGACATTAAGTCGAAGATTACCGAGCGCACCAAGGGCATTGTGGTCATTAACCCGAACAACCCGACCGGTGCCGTCTACCCGCGCTCGATTTTGAAGCAGATCGTGGACCTGGCACGCGAGCACGGTCTGGTTGTGTTCTCCGACGAAATCTACGAAAAGATTGTGTACGATGGCGCAGAAGCCATCAACATGGCTTCTCTGACCGGCGATGATGTGCTCTGCTTGACCTTCTCCGGCCTGTCCAAGGCATACCGCGTCTGCGGTTACCGCGCAGGCTGGGTCGCTATTACCGGCCCCAAGAAGGACGCAACGAGCTACCTGGAAGGCATCCACCTGCTTGCATCCATGCGCCTGTGCTCCAACGTTCCGGCACAGCACGCAATCCAGACTGCACTGGGCGGCTACCAGTCCATTAACGAGCTGATTGTCCCCGGCGGTCGCCTGTACGAGCAGCGCACCCTGGCACACAAGATGCTCAACGAGATTGACGGCATCAGCTGCACCAGCGCGGACGGCGCGCTCTACCTGTTCCCGAAGATTGATATTGAGCGCTTCGACATCACCGACGATGAACAGTTCGCCCTGGACCTGCTCAAGAGCCAGAAGATTCTCTTCAGCCACGGCCGCGCGTTCAACTGGAAGGACCCGGACCACTTCCGTCTGGTGTTCCTGCCCGATACGCAGACCCTCACCAGCGCCCTGGAGCGCCTGGGTAACTTCATGGCTGACTACAAGCAGAAGCACTAGCCTTCCCGCCTCTGCTGCATATAGACAGAAATAGCCTGCCCCGCAGTTCTGATGAGCTGCGGGGCAGGCTACTTTTAGCGGCTTCGCGGATGCGCGATGCGCAGATGACGGAGCAACACGCCGGGGGAGGAGGGGAGAGAAAGAGGCGTGCTAGTTCGCCGCAGGCTCCTGACCGCCCTGTGTACCTGCCTGCGTGCCGCGTGCCGCGTTCAGGCGCTCCTGCGCGCCCTGCAGCCACGCCTCGCAGCGGGCGGCAAGCGCCTCGCCACGCTCCCACAGGGCGATGGAGGTCTCCAGATCGCTGGCGCCGGACTCCAGCTGGCGCACGACCTGCTCCAGCTCGGCACGTGCCTGCTCGTAGCCGAGGGTTTCGACGGGTGCGCCGAGTTCGGCGCTGTTGAAGCTAATGTTCTCGCTCATTGAGGAACCTTTCAGGGGTAAAAACTAGAGATAAAACTAGGGGTAAAACGTTAGGGGTATCGAGGTTTAGGAGATGTTCGAGGGGTCCGTAGAAGTCACGGTTGCCTGCGCCGAACCGGTCGCCGCACGCACCGTAATCTGCTCGCCCTCGGTTAGCGCCGAAGCGTCACGCACAATAGCGCCTGCGGCATCCTGAACGATGGAATAGCCGCGGTTGAGCGTCTGCGCGGGAGAGAGCGAACGCACCCGCGCCAACGTGTGCGACAGGGTAGCCGACTCACGCTCCAGACGGTGCTGCACCGAACGGTGAGCGCGCTCGCGTAGCTGGCTCAGCTCCTCCACACGCATGAGCAGGGAAGACTCCGGGTGGGTGAGCACCGGGCGGCTACGCAGCTGCGCAATGTAGTTCATCTGCATGCCCACGTAGCCGAGCACCGCGCGGTCCAGGCGGGCGCGCGCCTCGGTGATGCGGGCGGTCTCCTCCGAAATATCGGGCACAATGCGCTTACCCGCATCGGTGGGGGTGGAGGCGCGCAGATCGGCGACCGCATCGAGGATGGGGGAGTCCGCCTCGTGACCGATCGCTGAGACCACCGGGGTGGTGGCTGCCGCGACGGCGCGGATGAGTGCCTCCTCGGAGAAGGGTAGCAGGTCTTCGAAGGAGCCGCCGCCTCGGGCGATGACGATGACATCCACCTCCGGGTGGGCGTCCAGCTCGGCGAGGGCCGCAATGACCTCAGCCGCCGCGCCCTCACCCTGAACGCGGGTATTGCGCACCTCGAAGACCACGCCGGGCCAGCGCAGGGAGGCGTTGCGGATAACGTCCTTCTCCGCGTCAGAATCGCGACCGGTAATCAGACCCACACGATTCGGTAGCATGGGTAGCGGCTTCTTCCGCGCGTCAGAGAACAGCCCCTCGGCGGCGAGAGCTTCACGCAGACGCTGCAGCTGCTCGTGCAGGTTACCGGTGCCGACCGCGTACACTTCCTTGCCGATGAGGGAGAGCTTGCCGTTCTTCCACAGGCTCGGCTTGGCGCGGGTGACGATGCGAGCGCCTACGGTCACATCAGCCGCCAGGCCGCTACCGGCACGCCCAAAGAGCGCGAGGGTGAAGGAGAAGTCTTCGTTGAGGTCTTTGAGCTCCATGAAGACGTTGCCGCCGCGGCCGTTGAGGGAGGCGACCTGCGCCTCCACCCAGAGCTCGGGAACCTTGTCTACATAGTTTTTGAGGTTCTGCGCGAGCAGGGCGAGGGGCCAGGGGTTGGTGGCGGTGGTTTCCTGAGACTTCCCGGGAAGCTGCCGCTCGTGCACGGGCGGCACCACCAGTGCGGGTGCCGGCTGCGCTGCGGAGGGGTTGTAGAAGTTCATACTCTCTATTGTCCCTGATTGGTCGGTTATGCGCCTGCTTACAGGTCAGCCTGGCGACTCGGGTAGCTTGCACGTAGTGCAGGCAGAACTTAGCTTCTGGCGCATTCTGCGGGTCCGAATCGGCTTTGAACACCGTAAGCGGGTACCCTAGGCTCATGCGCTCACCCGATCAGTCAGCACATCAGAACAACGCCCCCAACACCGCCGCGGCTTCGTCAGCGGCGGGTACCGGCGCGCAAAACTACCCGGCGGACGCGACCCGAGTCGTCGACACCCGGATTACCCGCACGGACGGCTACTACACGGGTGGTTACCCCACAGCGGATGAAGACACCACCCTGCTACAGCCCACGCGCACGCTCGGCCACGCCGCAGCCCCCACCAAGGCTGAGCTACAGGCCGCCCCCGAGCCTCCCTTCGCGGCGGGTTTGCGCAGGTTCCTGACCGTTGTGCTGTGCGCCCTGGCCCTGGTGACCGCTCTGGGTGCAACCACGGGTGCCTGGGTGAACTCCAAGCTCATGTCAGAGCGCGGTTTCTCGCAGATTTCCTCCAGCCTGGCGGAGGACTCGCAGCTTGCCTCGCGCATCGCGGACGGTGCAGTCGAAGACCTCATGAACTCCGAAGCTATGACAACCTTCCTCGACGGCACCAAACAAAGCGGCTTATACTCCATTCTTGTAAAGCCGACACAAGACGGCATACGTTCCCTGCTCAACCGATCCGCGGCTGAGCTGTCAAAAACTGAAGAATATCGAAGCCTCTGGAAGGAAATAGCCGAGGAAACTCGCCGCTACAACCTCGAACACCAGGACGGCCCCGCCGTCATTGTGCTCACCCCCTTCTACCGTGCACTGGATGCGAAGGTCGGCTCTATCGGCTCCTTCGACCCGGACCTGACGAAGCTCGGCCCTGAAACCCTCAACATTGACCGGTTGAAGGACGGCAACAACCAGCAGGAGCAGCAGGAATGGTACCTGCATGCCGGCATCAACCGTGCCGCCGCGCTGGGCAAATCCACCGTGCCGCTGACCATCATCTCGGTGCTGAGCCTGCTGCTGGCTACGTTGCTGGCACCCAGGCACCGCATCCTGGTACCGGTGGTCACGGCTCTGCTCTACGCACTACTGGGCTGGGGCGCCGCAGCCTGGTTTGGCGCCCAAAGCCCTGAAACCTTGGGAATTACCAGCCACAGCACCGCCGGAACGGCACTGATTACCGGGGCATGGAACCAGCTTGCACCGTCACTGACCGGGCACTTGCAGGCGGCGGCAAGCTACGGGCTGGTCATGGCAATCCTCGCCCTGCTGCTCGGTATTCTGATTCGCCTCATCGCCCTGGGTCGTAGCCCTGCGAGCGGTGCCACAGTCATCACACACTAAAAGTCTGAACAACGTAGGATAGTAACCATGTCCACTGAAACTATTGCCCTGGGCCTGCCGCCCGTACCCCGCGAGCGCCGCAGCCGCGCCGAGGTTGAAGCCGCCGCACCCGTCACCGGTGAGAAGAAAGTCCTGCTCGCCACCCCGCGCGGTTACTGCGCAGGCGTTGACCGTGCCGTGATCGCTGTTGAGAAGGCGCTGGAGCACTACGGCGCGCCCGTCTACGTGCGTAAGCAGATTGTTCACAACCGCCACGTGGTGGAGACCCTGGAAAAGCAGGGCGCTATCTTCGTTGATGAAGTGGACGAAGTTCCCGAAGGCTCCGTGACCGTGTTCTCGGCGCACGGCGTGTCCCCGGCGGTGGTTTCCGCAGCCGGCGACCGCTCCCTGAACACTATTGACGCGACCTGCCCGCTGGTGAACAAGGTGCACCGCGAGGCTGTGCGCTTCGCCAAGCAGGACTACGACATCCTGCTCATCGGTCACACCGGCCACGAAGAGGTCGAGGGTACCGCCGGTGAGGCGCCCGAGCACATCCAGATCGTGAACTCGCCCGACGAGGTGGATCAGGTGACCGTCCGCAACCCGGAGAAGGTCGTCTGGATTTCTCAGACCACCCTGTCCGTGGATGAGACCCTGGAAACCGTGGCGCGTCTGCGTGAGCGTTTCCCCTCCCTGCAGGATCCGCCCTCGGACGACATCTGCTACGCAACCTCTAACCGCCAGGGCGCCATCAAGGAGATTGCACCGCGCGCCGACCTGGTGATCGTGGTTGGTTCGGCGAACTCCTCGAACTCCGTGCGTCTGAAGGAAGTGGCACTCGAATACGGTGCTAAGCGTGCCGAGCGTGTGGACTTCGCACACCAGGTGGACGAGTCCTGGTTTGAGGGCGTGGCAACCGTGGGCCTGACCTCCGGCGCGTCCGTGCCCGAGGTTCTGGTTCAGGAGGTGCTGGCTCTGCTCGCCGAGTACGGCTACAACACCATCGAAGAGGTGGAGACCGCGAAGGAAGACATTCTCTTCTCCCTGCCGAAGGAACTGCGTTCCGCCCTGAAGAACGATGAGAACGTGGGCCGCCAGCTCGGTGGCCGCGGCGCTAAGCCCACTCGCTAATACTTTTAGCTGATGA
This window harbors:
- a CDS encoding NUDIX domain-containing protein, with product MALAMETRPAAYAVIIEQGKLLMTRWVPEDRALSPLWSLPGGGMEPGEQADETALRETLEETGYSVAIEDILGVHAGHFPVRSTQKDPQALPFCALRVVFRAHIVTGELRHEINGSSDTARWVPIAELDTIRYGTLIDEVASMMGYSNAASWAREYREFLADENARKLP
- a CDS encoding glycine betaine ABC transporter substrate-binding protein, yielding MNRLTITRRAALTSLALMPLLAACGSNDTTPHVDPSASSYGTLRIGYGALREMRAVAHVYARALRQVGYSVELVDTDNSRATALRGLMVPSANSATPSATLPDDEESGVANTVEALDLVIDYSGDLLLYLTDDGKISPAAAQNERIAASVSASAQAAGVTLPPAATPTAEESTASAHATDATASPTASSTRSADPINLRAMSTTDMTNAISRILPEELMLLNGANATNKDVLVTTRAVSARYKFSSLASLRDVQSSLAFSIPTGYSSGTYGVDSLRSLYGYRVHDPKIQDDPAERVKALTSDTVQVTLLHSVDPAIDDNRLVTLEDPSTALLQQQLVPIIRRTLPDSARTAINRVSSTLDTGNLSFLLRLTSGSNPIADDDAAQFILDHPRK
- a CDS encoding pyridoxal phosphate-dependent aminotransferase; its protein translation is MTKYRQSSKLSNVLYDIRGPILDEANRMEAMGHRILKLNIGNPAPFGFEAPDAIMMDIIRHLPETQGYSDSRGLYSARTAIVQHYQNRGIMNLDTDAVYLGNGVSELIPMTLQALCETGDEILVPMPDYPLWTASTALVGGKPVHYLCDEENNWYPDIEDIKSKITERTKGIVVINPNNPTGAVYPRSILKQIVDLAREHGLVVFSDEIYEKIVYDGAEAINMASLTGDDVLCLTFSGLSKAYRVCGYRAGWVAITGPKKDATSYLEGIHLLASMRLCSNVPAQHAIQTALGGYQSINELIVPGGRLYEQRTLAHKMLNEIDGISCTSADGALYLFPKIDIERFDITDDEQFALDLLKSQKILFSHGRAFNWKDPDHFRLVFLPDTQTLTSALERLGNFMADYKQKH
- a CDS encoding exodeoxyribonuclease VII small subunit, whose amino-acid sequence is MSENISFNSAELGAPVETLGYEQARAELEQVVRQLESGASDLETSIALWERGEALAARCEAWLQGAQERLNAARGTQAGTQGGQEPAAN
- the xseA gene encoding exodeoxyribonuclease VII large subunit, which codes for MNFYNPSAAQPAPALVVPPVHERQLPGKSQETTATNPWPLALLAQNLKNYVDKVPELWVEAQVASLNGRGGNVFMELKDLNEDFSFTLALFGRAGSGLAADVTVGARIVTRAKPSLWKNGKLSLIGKEVYAVGTGNLHEQLQRLREALAAEGLFSDARKKPLPMLPNRVGLITGRDSDAEKDVIRNASLRWPGVVFEVRNTRVQGEGAAAEVIAALAELDAHPEVDVIVIARGGGSFEDLLPFSEEALIRAVAAATTPVVSAIGHEADSPILDAVADLRASTPTDAGKRIVPDISEETARITEARARLDRAVLGYVGMQMNYIAQLRSRPVLTHPESSLLMRVEELSQLRERAHRSVQHRLERESATLSHTLARVRSLSPAQTLNRGYSIVQDAAGAIVRDASALTEGEQITVRAATGSAQATVTSTDPSNIS
- a CDS encoding 4-hydroxy-3-methylbut-2-enyl diphosphate reductase, which encodes MSTETIALGLPPVPRERRSRAEVEAAAPVTGEKKVLLATPRGYCAGVDRAVIAVEKALEHYGAPVYVRKQIVHNRHVVETLEKQGAIFVDEVDEVPEGSVTVFSAHGVSPAVVSAAGDRSLNTIDATCPLVNKVHREAVRFAKQDYDILLIGHTGHEEVEGTAGEAPEHIQIVNSPDEVDQVTVRNPEKVVWISQTTLSVDETLETVARLRERFPSLQDPPSDDICYATSNRQGAIKEIAPRADLVIVVGSANSSNSVRLKEVALEYGAKRAERVDFAHQVDESWFEGVATVGLTSGASVPEVLVQEVLALLAEYGYNTIEEVETAKEDILFSLPKELRSALKNDENVGRQLGGRGAKPTR